The following coding sequences lie in one Pseudomonas sp. B33.4 genomic window:
- the ppk2 gene encoding polyphosphate kinase 2 — protein MPSAQDQLIHRIQRELLDHSDEELELELSEDGHDLNALFDDHVPNGIEKDDRRLYFSELFRLQGELVKLQSWVVKTGHKVVILFEGRDAAGKGGVIKRITQRLNPRVCRVAALPAPNDRERTQWYFQRYVSHLPAAGEIVLFDRSWYNRAGVEKVMGFCNDYQYEEFFRTVPEFERMLARSGIQLIKYWFSISDQEQHLRFLSRIHDPLKQWKLSPMDLESRRRWEAYTKAKEIMLERTHIAEAPWWVVQADDKKKARLNCINHLLGQMPYEEVELPLIELPQRVREEDYSRSPTPPELMVPQVY, from the coding sequence ATGCCCTCAGCTCAAGATCAGTTGATACACCGCATTCAGCGCGAGCTGCTCGACCACAGTGACGAGGAGCTGGAATTGGAGTTGTCCGAAGACGGGCATGACCTGAACGCGCTGTTCGATGACCACGTTCCGAATGGTATTGAGAAGGACGACCGACGGCTTTATTTCAGCGAGTTGTTTCGCCTACAGGGTGAACTGGTGAAGTTGCAAAGCTGGGTGGTCAAGACCGGACACAAGGTAGTGATCTTGTTTGAAGGGCGCGATGCCGCTGGCAAGGGAGGGGTAATCAAGCGCATAACCCAGCGGCTCAACCCTCGGGTATGCCGTGTCGCTGCCTTGCCCGCGCCCAACGACCGCGAGCGAACTCAATGGTACTTCCAGCGATATGTCTCGCACCTACCGGCAGCAGGTGAGATCGTGCTATTTGACCGCAGTTGGTACAACCGCGCCGGTGTTGAAAAGGTTATGGGATTTTGCAACGACTATCAGTACGAAGAATTTTTCCGGACCGTGCCAGAGTTTGAACGGATGCTCGCCCGTTCCGGCATTCAGTTGATCAAGTACTGGTTTTCCATTTCCGACCAAGAACAACACCTGCGCTTCCTTAGTCGCATTCACGACCCGCTCAAACAGTGGAAACTCAGCCCGATGGACCTGGAGTCACGTCGGCGCTGGGAGGCCTATACCAAGGCCAAGGAAATCATGCTCGAACGCACCCACATTGCCGAAGCACCCTGGTGGGTGGTGCAAGCCGACGACAAGAAAAAAGCCCGACTTAACTGCATCAATCATCTACTCGGCCAAATGCCTTACGAAGAAGTCGAGTTACCGCTGATTGAACTGCCGCAGCGCGTGCGCGAGGAGGACTACTCTCGCAGTCCTACGCCACCGGAACTCATGGTGCCTCAAGTCTATTAA
- a CDS encoding aminotransferase class V-fold PLP-dependent enzyme has translation MSKLYPSIDPEGLVEYSVVYTDRSLNHMSQSFQGVMKNISNTLKQVYNAEAVAVVPGSGTFGMEAVARQFATGQQCLVIRNGWFSYRWSQILEMGNIPAATTVLKARPVDTGRQAAYAPPPLDEVLAAIAAQKPQVVFAPHVETSSGILLPDDYLRAVGDAVHAVGGLFVLDCIASGAIWVDMHKCAVDLLISAPQKGWSASPCCALVMFSALALERIEQTQSSSFACDLKKWLQIMQAYEQGGHAYHATMPSDSLARFNDVMTETQAYGFDKVHDEQQALGDRVRALLTGKGIKSVAAEGFQAPGVVVSYTDDADIKSGKKFAQHGLQIAAGVPLQCDEPADFQTFRLGLFGLEKLQNVERTVSLLEQVLDEVI, from the coding sequence ATGTCAAAGCTCTATCCGAGCATCGATCCCGAGGGATTGGTCGAGTACTCAGTGGTCTACACCGACCGCTCGCTGAACCACATGTCGCAGTCCTTTCAAGGCGTGATGAAGAACATTTCCAACACCCTGAAACAGGTCTACAACGCCGAAGCGGTGGCGGTGGTTCCGGGCAGCGGTACATTCGGCATGGAAGCGGTGGCGCGGCAGTTCGCCACCGGCCAGCAATGCCTGGTGATACGCAACGGCTGGTTCAGTTATCGCTGGAGCCAGATCCTTGAGATGGGCAACATCCCGGCGGCTACCACGGTGCTCAAAGCCCGGCCGGTTGACACGGGTCGCCAGGCAGCCTACGCCCCGCCGCCTCTGGATGAAGTGCTGGCCGCCATCGCGGCGCAGAAACCCCAGGTGGTCTTCGCCCCCCACGTTGAAACTTCATCCGGAATCCTCCTGCCCGACGACTACCTGCGGGCCGTCGGCGACGCCGTGCACGCGGTGGGTGGTCTGTTCGTGCTGGACTGCATCGCCTCCGGCGCGATTTGGGTGGACATGCACAAATGCGCCGTCGACCTGCTGATCAGCGCACCGCAGAAAGGCTGGAGCGCCTCCCCTTGCTGCGCCCTGGTGATGTTCAGTGCTTTGGCGCTCGAGCGTATCGAACAGACGCAAAGCAGCAGCTTCGCCTGCGACCTGAAAAAGTGGCTGCAGATCATGCAGGCCTACGAACAGGGCGGACATGCCTATCACGCGACCATGCCCAGCGATTCCCTCGCCCGCTTCAATGACGTGATGACAGAGACGCAAGCGTACGGGTTCGACAAGGTTCACGACGAGCAACAGGCGCTGGGCGATCGGGTGCGTGCGCTGTTGACCGGCAAAGGCATCAAAAGTGTCGCCGCAGAAGGCTTTCAGGCGCCCGGCGTCGTCGTGAGCTACACCGATGATGCCGACATTAAAAGCGGCAAGAAATTTGCCCAACACGGCCTGCAGATCGCTGCCGGAGTACCGCTGCAATGCGATGAGCCGGCCGACTTCCAGACCTTTCGCCTCGGCCTGTTCGGGCTGGAGAAGCTACAGAATGTCGAGCGCACGGTCAGCCTGCTGGAGCAGGTACTGGATGAGGTTATTTAG
- a CDS encoding dTMP kinase, whose protein sequence is MKLPLFISLDGPKGTGKTTLLEAVTAALRANNQKVIRLCERKSDPYRGETMALVNQLARHPSRELEWAVCQRLADSRRWISQEVLPKQPLDSIILIDRWYPSDAAFRHSVPFAEILQLNMQRGVRVPDLHVGVVTAPDISWARATARSRGLGGTVIQKHAEHVTCSEMFEQAVADHGWVLCRNEGTIEAATTQVVAEIYKVLG, encoded by the coding sequence ATGAAGCTGCCGCTGTTTATTTCTCTGGACGGGCCCAAGGGCACCGGCAAAACCACACTGCTGGAGGCCGTCACCGCCGCACTGCGGGCAAACAACCAGAAAGTCATTCGGCTGTGCGAGAGAAAAAGCGATCCGTACCGCGGCGAAACCATGGCCCTCGTCAATCAGCTCGCTAGACATCCCTCGCGGGAGTTGGAGTGGGCGGTGTGTCAGCGCCTTGCCGATAGCCGTCGCTGGATTTCCCAAGAAGTGCTGCCCAAACAGCCGTTGGACAGCATCATCCTGATCGACCGCTGGTATCCGTCAGATGCCGCATTTCGCCATAGCGTGCCGTTTGCCGAGATTCTGCAGTTGAACATGCAGCGAGGCGTACGCGTGCCGGATCTGCATGTCGGCGTTGTCACCGCACCGGATATTTCATGGGCGAGGGCAACGGCACGATCGCGAGGCCTGGGCGGCACGGTGATCCAGAAACACGCCGAGCACGTCACCTGTAGCGAGATGTTCGAGCAGGCGGTTGCCGATCATGGCTGGGTGTTGTGCCGTAACGAAGGAACCATCGAAGCCGCAACGACTCAGGTAGTTGCAGAGATCTATAAAGTGCTTGGCTGA
- a CDS encoding aromatic ring-hydroxylating dioxygenase subunit alpha produces the protein MPVQLLGQPFVAFRDDAGVAHVLSDICVHRGGSLSAGSKVGNSVQCPYHGWRFGADGVCTQIPAQPDLRIPAKARVDAYPTLERYGWIWAFLGDLPESERPPLPTLDWIDDPAIRVVSGHFDWQASWDRIIENGLDFAHAPFVHGSTFGDPDHPEIESFEVDSDAWSGSAQMLMRRPARKGLLRRKSSTEFVSVATVPGFHLSGPCTTLELELPNGWRIYIVSAHVPIDANRTRTWWMMGRTFLRSRLLDRRFIASNIRIFKQDHAVLKNVRPERVPDSFQQEVSLKSDALQIAFRKDVQALELRGWRIDEERLARTFTGRKACAIPSPERRQIRAWAIEPIPLVDITHESE, from the coding sequence ATGCCGGTTCAATTGCTCGGACAACCTTTTGTGGCGTTCCGCGATGACGCGGGTGTCGCTCATGTGCTTTCAGATATTTGCGTGCATCGCGGCGGCTCGCTTTCCGCTGGCAGCAAGGTCGGCAACAGCGTGCAGTGTCCCTATCACGGCTGGCGGTTTGGCGCTGATGGTGTGTGCACGCAGATACCGGCGCAGCCCGACCTGCGGATTCCCGCCAAGGCGCGAGTTGATGCGTACCCGACGCTGGAGCGCTATGGTTGGATCTGGGCGTTTTTAGGTGATCTGCCGGAGTCTGAGCGCCCACCGTTGCCCACGCTCGACTGGATCGACGATCCCGCCATCCGCGTGGTCTCGGGCCACTTTGACTGGCAGGCCAGTTGGGACCGGATTATCGAAAACGGTCTGGACTTCGCCCACGCACCGTTTGTCCATGGTTCAACCTTCGGCGATCCCGATCATCCCGAGATTGAATCATTCGAGGTCGACAGCGATGCATGGAGCGGCAGCGCCCAAATGCTTATGCGCAGGCCGGCGCGCAAAGGGCTGCTGCGGCGCAAATCCTCCACCGAGTTTGTCAGCGTCGCCACTGTTCCGGGGTTTCACCTCTCGGGTCCGTGCACCACGCTTGAGCTTGAGTTGCCGAATGGCTGGCGAATCTACATCGTCTCGGCGCATGTGCCGATTGACGCCAACCGCACGCGTACCTGGTGGATGATGGGCAGAACGTTCCTGCGCTCGCGACTGCTCGATCGCAGATTCATTGCGAGCAATATCCGAATCTTCAAACAAGATCACGCCGTACTGAAAAATGTGCGGCCCGAACGTGTGCCGGACTCTTTCCAGCAGGAGGTTTCGTTGAAATCCGACGCGCTGCAGATTGCCTTTCGCAAAGACGTGCAGGCACTGGAGTTGCGCGGCTGGCGTATCGATGAAGAGCGGCTGGCGCGAACGTTCACCGGACGCAAGGCCTGTGCAATACCCAGCCCGGAGCGTCGTCAGATTCGCGCTTGGGCGATCGAGCCGATTCCGCTCGTGGATATCACCCACGAATCTGAATAG
- a CDS encoding MFS transporter: MSPRLLAMALAPLLGLFIVALGNGFLSSLTTLRLDAAGASATMIGVVSSAYFIGLTLGAVFNDRLILRIGHIRAYGSFASLIAVTILLQGLFYDTWGWFALRLINGWATVGVFLVIESWLLLAGDAKIRGRLLALYMIVLYGAGVLGQATLGKITGLSDSAPFMVAGMLASFSVLPIVILPRVSPLLDQVEPLKPRQLLGVTPTGLVGCFGSGVTIAAIYTLLPLYLQRSGLNVGEVGSMMAWTILGAMLLQYPVGRWSDRKDRLQVLTILTVACTLLSLVIVLVPLSTTMLAAMLFLLGGGVFALYPVAVSHAADRAPAEALVPMIQGLLLINSLGSAISPMMISPVMNSFGANGLFWVFALVNLCMVTFFLWRRGKRPVPANPAPFAAAATFSPTGAELRVTEDLRQAVQEHPPMVDALSGEPSPQCETR; this comes from the coding sequence ATGTCTCCGCGTTTGCTGGCCATGGCGCTGGCGCCCCTGCTCGGGCTGTTCATTGTTGCGCTGGGCAACGGCTTTCTGTCTTCGCTGACCACCCTTCGACTCGACGCCGCCGGAGCCTCGGCGACGATGATCGGTGTCGTGTCATCGGCCTACTTCATCGGTCTGACCCTGGGTGCCGTGTTCAATGACCGTTTGATTCTGCGCATCGGTCATATCCGCGCCTACGGCAGTTTTGCCTCGCTGATCGCCGTGACCATCCTGCTCCAGGGCTTGTTTTATGACACCTGGGGCTGGTTCGCCCTGCGTCTGATCAATGGCTGGGCCACGGTCGGTGTGTTTCTGGTGATCGAAAGCTGGCTGCTGCTGGCGGGCGACGCGAAGATTCGCGGGCGCTTGCTCGCGTTGTACATGATCGTCTTGTATGGCGCCGGTGTGCTGGGCCAAGCAACGCTGGGCAAAATCACCGGGCTCAGCGACAGCGCACCGTTCATGGTCGCCGGCATGCTCGCTTCGTTCTCGGTGCTGCCGATCGTGATCCTGCCGCGCGTGTCGCCGCTGCTCGATCAGGTCGAGCCGCTCAAACCACGCCAACTGCTGGGTGTGACGCCGACCGGGCTGGTCGGCTGTTTCGGCTCGGGTGTGACCATCGCGGCGATTTACACCTTGCTGCCGTTGTATCTGCAGCGCAGCGGTCTGAATGTCGGGGAAGTTGGCAGCATGATGGCCTGGACGATTCTCGGCGCCATGCTCCTGCAATATCCGGTCGGACGTTGGTCCGACCGCAAGGATCGCTTGCAGGTGCTGACGATCCTGACAGTGGCGTGCACCTTGCTATCACTGGTGATCGTGCTGGTGCCGTTGTCCACGACGATGCTCGCGGCGATGTTGTTTCTGCTCGGCGGCGGCGTGTTCGCGCTGTACCCGGTTGCCGTCAGCCATGCTGCTGACCGTGCGCCGGCCGAAGCGTTGGTGCCGATGATTCAGGGCTTGCTGCTGATCAACTCATTGGGCTCGGCGATCAGTCCGATGATGATCTCGCCGGTGATGAATTCGTTCGGCGCCAATGGTTTGTTCTGGGTGTTCGCGCTGGTCAATCTGTGCATGGTCACCTTCTTCCTGTGGCGCCGTGGCAAACGCCCGGTTCCGGCCAATCCTGCGCCGTTTGCAGCGGCAGCCACCTTCTCGCCGACAGGTGCGGAGCTGCGGGTGACCGAAGATTTGCGTCAAGCGGTGCAGGAGCATCCGCCGATGGTCGATGCATTGAGCGGTGAGCCTTCGCCGCAATGTGAGACGCGCTAA
- a CDS encoding ZIP family metal transporter translates to MPEPLTSSAAPPRSWFARFSESGWGGRVFWSILISVTVFLLISGYGAFVGANKHNLHFAFIGGMTGFAATAMGAVVAIALRDIAARTQDIMLGFAAGMMLAASSFSLILPGIEAAQALCGNPLLAACVVVAGLGLGVALMVGLDRFVPHEHEKSGRRGPDAQRINRVWLFVLAITLHNLPEGMAIGVSFANGDMKVGLPLTTAIAIQDIPEGLAVALALRVTGISALRAALIAVGSGLMEPIGAVVGLGISSSFALGYPIALGLAAGAMIFVVSHEVIPETHRNGHETPATLGLMLGFGVMMFLDTALG, encoded by the coding sequence ATGCCCGAGCCGTTGACCTCATCAGCCGCACCACCTCGCTCCTGGTTCGCTCGATTCTCAGAGTCTGGATGGGGCGGGCGCGTCTTCTGGTCAATTTTGATCAGCGTGACAGTCTTCCTGTTGATCAGCGGGTATGGTGCCTTCGTCGGGGCCAATAAACACAATCTGCACTTCGCCTTTATCGGTGGCATGACCGGCTTCGCTGCCACGGCAATGGGCGCTGTGGTAGCGATCGCGTTGCGAGACATCGCTGCCCGAACCCAAGACATCATGCTCGGCTTCGCCGCCGGGATGATGCTGGCGGCCAGTTCGTTTTCGCTGATTCTGCCTGGCATAGAAGCGGCTCAGGCGCTTTGCGGTAACCCGTTGCTCGCAGCTTGCGTCGTCGTTGCAGGATTGGGATTGGGCGTTGCGCTGATGGTCGGTCTTGATCGTTTCGTGCCTCACGAACACGAGAAAAGCGGACGCCGGGGGCCAGATGCGCAGCGCATCAATCGTGTCTGGTTGTTCGTGCTGGCAATCACACTGCATAACCTGCCGGAGGGCATGGCGATTGGCGTGAGCTTCGCCAACGGCGATATGAAAGTGGGACTGCCGCTGACCACTGCCATCGCCATTCAGGACATTCCCGAAGGCCTGGCAGTCGCCCTGGCATTACGCGTAACCGGCATCTCCGCACTGCGCGCAGCGCTGATTGCGGTGGGTTCGGGGTTGATGGAACCGATTGGCGCCGTTGTCGGACTGGGTATTTCCAGCAGCTTTGCGTTGGGATATCCCATTGCGCTTGGTCTGGCAGCGGGGGCGATGATTTTTGTTGTGTCCCATGAGGTCATTCCCGAGACCCATCGCAACGGGCATGAGACCCCGGCCACCTTGGGACTGATGCTTGGCTTTGGGGTGATGATGTTTCTCGATACGGCTTTGGGTTAA
- a CDS encoding DMT family transporter, with translation MPRPTATQTVPPPYPRYLAVIILLCMGCAFAGNHVAARVAFDDGAGVLLAILMRSGGTLLVLAILVLWQRQNLRLPAGAWRWQLLLGLLITAQSLCLYSAVARVPVALALLVANVFPILLALLTWALGGQRPSARTATLMGLILLGLVFVLDVPGRLSTTTDVSAQWLTGVALAFCAASVFACALWITDHKLSQVRGSVRSLLTIFIVFSSVNLAGLTGALPGGLNLPATSTGWLALATLVVLYGTGFIVLFISVPRLDMPRNAPVMNIEPLATLLMGWIVLDQMLSNGQIFGGVIVVMGIVLLTYRKSVVKAEVKASA, from the coding sequence ATGCCTCGCCCTACCGCTACGCAAACCGTTCCGCCGCCCTACCCTCGTTATCTGGCTGTGATCATTCTGCTGTGCATGGGCTGTGCGTTTGCCGGCAATCATGTGGCGGCGCGAGTCGCCTTTGATGATGGCGCGGGTGTGCTGCTGGCGATTTTGATGCGTTCCGGCGGGACCTTGCTGGTGCTCGCCATTCTGGTGCTGTGGCAAAGACAAAACCTGCGCTTGCCGGCGGGAGCCTGGCGCTGGCAGCTGTTGCTGGGGTTGCTGATCACTGCGCAGAGTCTGTGTCTGTATTCCGCTGTCGCACGGGTGCCGGTGGCGTTGGCCCTGCTGGTGGCGAACGTATTCCCTATTCTGCTGGCATTGCTCACCTGGGCGCTGGGTGGCCAGCGACCGAGCGCACGCACTGCGACGTTAATGGGCTTGATTCTATTGGGCCTGGTGTTTGTGCTGGACGTCCCCGGGCGGCTCTCGACCACGACAGACGTCAGTGCGCAATGGCTGACGGGCGTCGCGCTCGCGTTCTGCGCCGCCAGCGTGTTCGCCTGTGCGCTGTGGATCACTGACCACAAGCTGTCTCAGGTACGCGGCTCGGTGCGCAGTCTGCTGACCATTTTCATCGTGTTCAGCAGCGTCAACCTGGCAGGGCTGACGGGCGCCCTTCCTGGCGGATTGAACCTGCCCGCCACCTCGACCGGGTGGCTGGCCCTCGCCACCCTGGTGGTGCTGTACGGCACAGGTTTTATCGTTCTGTTCATTTCGGTGCCTCGACTCGACATGCCGCGCAATGCGCCGGTCATGAACATCGAGCCATTGGCAACGCTGCTGATGGGCTGGATTGTGCTGGACCAGATGCTCAGCAACGGACAGATTTTCGGCGGGGTGATCGTGGTCATGGGCATCGTTTTGCTGACTTATCGTAAATCAGTGGTCAAGGCTGAGGTTAAAGCCAGTGCGTGA
- a CDS encoding alkene reductase: MNRRLFQPLALGPYTLAHRVAMAPLTRSRAGQPGDVPTSMNAEYYRQRASAALIITEATQISRQAQGYAWTPGIYSPEQVEAWRDVSAAVHEAGGLIFMQLWHVGRVSHPSFQPDAGLPVAPSALPVPGKTFIVDEKGNGVWGDVPVPRALETAEIAGIVEDYRVAARNALQAGMDGVEIHAGNGYLLDQFLNSNSNQRDDAYGGSVENRARFLLEVVAAVTEEVGAERVGVRLTPMGRFMGMGDDTPEATFGRLVEALNQWNLAYLHLVEPAMVGTVKDENFDPRWDAIIAQLRKTWNGVLILAGGYDAQSAEQALVADRADIIAFGRPFLANPDLPRRLHDGLTLNVPDSGSFFGGDQRGYIDYPFHA, from the coding sequence ATGAATCGTCGTCTGTTCCAACCCCTCGCACTCGGCCCTTACACCCTCGCCCATCGCGTGGCGATGGCACCGTTGACGCGCTCCCGCGCCGGCCAACCGGGCGATGTGCCGACGTCGATGAACGCCGAGTACTACCGCCAGCGGGCCAGTGCCGCGCTAATCATCACTGAGGCCACGCAAATCTCCCGGCAGGCTCAGGGTTACGCCTGGACGCCGGGGATCTACAGTCCCGAGCAAGTCGAGGCGTGGCGTGACGTCAGCGCGGCGGTGCATGAGGCCGGCGGATTGATCTTCATGCAGCTGTGGCACGTCGGCCGGGTGTCCCATCCGAGCTTTCAACCCGATGCCGGCCTGCCCGTTGCGCCGAGCGCGCTGCCGGTGCCGGGCAAGACGTTTATCGTCGACGAAAAAGGGAACGGCGTCTGGGGTGATGTACCGGTGCCGCGCGCGCTGGAAACGGCGGAAATCGCCGGCATCGTCGAGGACTATCGGGTGGCCGCGCGCAACGCATTGCAAGCGGGCATGGATGGTGTAGAGATTCATGCTGGCAACGGTTACCTGCTCGACCAGTTTCTTAACAGCAACAGCAATCAGCGTGACGATGCCTATGGCGGCAGCGTGGAGAATCGCGCGCGGTTTCTGCTGGAAGTGGTCGCGGCCGTCACTGAAGAGGTTGGCGCCGAACGGGTCGGCGTCCGCCTGACGCCGATGGGGCGTTTCATGGGCATGGGCGATGACACTCCGGAAGCAACCTTCGGCCGCCTCGTCGAAGCGCTCAACCAGTGGAATCTGGCCTACCTGCACTTGGTCGAGCCGGCGATGGTCGGCACAGTCAAAGATGAGAACTTCGACCCGCGCTGGGACGCGATCATTGCCCAGTTGCGCAAAACGTGGAACGGCGTGCTGATCCTGGCCGGCGGCTACGATGCGCAATCTGCCGAACAGGCGCTGGTTGCCGATCGTGCCGACATTATCGCGTTCGGCCGCCCGTTCCTGGCCAACCCCGACTTGCCGCGCCGGCTGCACGATGGCCTGACACTCAACGTGCCAGACTCAGGCAGCTTTTTTGGCGGGGATCAGCGTGGTTACATCGACTATCCATTTCATGCCTGA
- a CDS encoding xanthine dehydrogenase family protein molybdopterin-binding subunit: protein MSESNELNPSRRAFLRGGALLVAFTLLPVARRVLADTEVDTLGTVVLAPDLPGSLRTNPFLDAWIRIGADGITVYTGKVELGTGVKTALLQIAAERLQVPATAINLLTADTALTPNEGYTAGSHSIFDSGTALYNAAAQVREMLVEAAARRWQVDAALLSTRDGVIEGPAAQRMSYADAVKHVDVHQYAKAQSPAMAAADFKLIGHSLPRLDIPAKVSGGAAFVQDMRLPGMLHARVIRPPRPGCTLQAFDAASIEALAGVVKVIRDGNYLAVLAGDEWQAIKAMRRASEIAQWSSGEAIPDAAQIHDLLKRLPSRRYPISHSGTPSGAADTRFQARVTKQYLMHGSIGPSCAVAWFRDGTLTVWTHTQGVYPLRAGIAEMLGLPPERVRCIHTEGSGCYGHNGADDAAADAALIALRVPGTPVRVQWMREQENLWEPYSSAMVTEVDAGLSHGRLQDWAYELWTTPHNERIVNAGRLLPARLLARPFVSAPSVPIAQPEGDGDRNAVPLYELNSTRINMTFVTEMPFRTSAMRSLGAHINIFAIEASIDELAIRAGLDAVALRLVHLSDPRARAVVERVRDEIGWPQKSSEPGAGIGFAFARYKNIMGYCAIAVKLRVHPQTGEIRIDHVVTAVDVGQIVSPDGLRNQVEGGIVQSASWTLYEKVAYDPGGIRSYDWSGYPILRFTQLPKKVDVHLLDQPGEPFLGAAEIVQGPMAAALGNAVANATGRRWLNLPLTRSNPSA, encoded by the coding sequence ATACGCTCGGCACCGTGGTCCTCGCGCCCGACCTCCCCGGCAGCCTGCGCACCAACCCGTTTCTCGACGCCTGGATCCGCATCGGCGCCGACGGCATTACCGTCTACACCGGCAAGGTCGAATTGGGCACCGGGGTGAAAACTGCGCTACTGCAAATCGCCGCCGAGCGTTTGCAGGTGCCGGCTACCGCCATCAACTTGCTCACCGCCGACACCGCGTTGACACCCAACGAAGGCTACACCGCCGGCAGCCACAGCATTTTCGACAGCGGTACCGCGTTGTATAACGCCGCCGCGCAGGTGCGCGAAATGCTCGTCGAGGCCGCCGCGCGACGTTGGCAGGTTGATGCCGCGCTGCTGAGCACCCGCGACGGTGTGATCGAAGGCCCGGCCGCTCAACGGATGAGTTACGCCGACGCGGTCAAGCATGTCGATGTGCATCAATATGCCAAGGCTCAGTCACCAGCGATGGCCGCCGCTGACTTCAAACTGATCGGCCATTCGTTGCCGCGCCTCGACATCCCGGCGAAGGTCAGCGGTGGCGCCGCATTCGTCCAGGACATGCGCCTGCCGGGCATGCTGCATGCACGGGTGATCCGCCCGCCTCGGCCCGGCTGCACGCTGCAAGCATTCGACGCGGCGTCCATCGAGGCGCTGGCTGGGGTGGTCAAGGTGATCCGCGACGGCAACTATCTGGCGGTGCTCGCCGGTGATGAGTGGCAAGCGATCAAGGCCATGCGCCGTGCCAGCGAAATCGCGCAGTGGAGCAGCGGCGAGGCGATTCCTGATGCGGCGCAGATTCATGACCTGCTCAAACGCCTGCCCTCACGGCGCTATCCGATCAGCCACAGCGGCACGCCGAGTGGTGCGGCCGACACGCGTTTTCAGGCGCGGGTCACCAAGCAGTATTTGATGCATGGCTCGATCGGTCCGTCCTGCGCAGTGGCCTGGTTCAGGGACGGCACGCTCACGGTCTGGACCCACACCCAAGGCGTTTACCCGCTGCGCGCCGGCATTGCCGAAATGCTCGGTCTGCCACCTGAACGGGTGCGCTGTATTCATACCGAAGGCTCAGGGTGTTACGGGCACAACGGTGCCGATGATGCCGCCGCCGATGCGGCATTGATCGCCCTGCGCGTGCCCGGTACGCCGGTGCGCGTGCAATGGATGCGCGAACAGGAAAATCTTTGGGAGCCGTATAGCTCGGCGATGGTCACTGAAGTCGACGCTGGCCTCAGCCACGGCCGCCTGCAGGATTGGGCCTACGAACTCTGGACCACGCCGCACAACGAACGCATCGTCAACGCCGGGCGCCTGTTGCCGGCACGCTTGCTCGCGCGGCCCTTCGTCTCGGCGCCGTCCGTGCCGATCGCCCAACCCGAAGGCGATGGTGATCGCAACGCCGTGCCGCTGTACGAGTTGAACTCGACGCGCATCAACATGACCTTCGTCACCGAGATGCCCTTTCGCACCTCGGCCATGCGTTCGCTGGGTGCGCACATCAACATCTTCGCCATCGAGGCGAGTATCGACGAGCTGGCGATCAGGGCCGGCCTCGACGCGGTCGCCTTGCGTCTGGTCCATCTCAGCGACCCGCGTGCTCGAGCGGTGGTAGAACGTGTGCGTGATGAGATCGGTTGGCCGCAAAAAAGCAGCGAGCCCGGCGCCGGTATCGGTTTCGCCTTCGCCCGCTACAAAAACATCATGGGTTACTGCGCCATCGCGGTGAAGCTGCGGGTGCATCCGCAGACCGGCGAGATCCGCATTGATCACGTAGTGACGGCGGTTGACGTTGGCCAGATCGTCAGCCCCGATGGTCTGCGCAATCAGGTCGAGGGCGGCATCGTGCAGTCCGCGAGCTGGACCCTGTACGAAAAAGTTGCCTACGACCCGGGCGGCATTCGCAGCTACGACTGGAGCGGTTATCCGATTCTGCGTTTCACACAATTGCCGAAAAAAGTCGACGTGCATTTGCTCGACCAGCCGGGAGAACCCTTTCTCGGTGCCGCTGAAATCGTTCAGGGGCCGATGGCCGCCGCCCTTGGCAACGCCGTCGCCAACGCCACCGGCCGGCGCTGGCTAAACCTGCCGCTGACGCGCTCAAACCCTTCCGCCTGA